The following proteins come from a genomic window of Pleuronectes platessa chromosome 2, fPlePla1.1, whole genome shotgun sequence:
- the ppp1r3db gene encoding protein phosphatase 1, regulatory subunit 3Db has protein sequence MADTCDKWQQRGSSERSGVQLQFIRGSSSVSNSKTTTIRLRDIYDPKPQSPKPPVRIRPPPPRTPPGTEPGLSPGTTTEPPVRTIMRKRAQSLPSSAERTKELRSPQVRFVDSLGLELEEVKVFKVQEHPLIPQHVTFRLLMSSELAFRKSQELSLPYFKPCFPENMEAQPDFQKRLCTQSVCLQRVMCSEQGITGTIQALNLAYEKEVTVHYSFTNWRTHTEASACWVSSANHGENGAPEADTFRFRLPVPPFILQPGAVLEFAVHYHVRGSDYWDNNNGNNYKLSCHSYKVAVPRECEDSMLHFT, from the coding sequence ATGGCTGACACTTGTGACAAATGGCAGCAGAGAGGATCTAGTGAGAGGAGTGGGGTCCAGCTGCAGTTCATCAGGGGCTCCAGCAGCGTCTCCAACTCTAAAACCACCACCATCCGTCTTCGGGACATTTATGACCCTAAGCCTCAATCACCCAAACCTCCAGTTCGGATCCGCCCTCCTCCACCCAGAACCCCCCCAGGGACAGAGCCCGGTTTATCGCCCGGCACCACCACTGAGCCCCCGGTGAGGACGATCATGAGGAAACGAGCTCAGTCTCTACCTTCGTCTGCAGAGAGGACGAAAGAGCTCAGGAGCCCGCAGGTGCGCTTCGTGGACTCGCTGGGCCTGGAGTTAGAGGAAGTGAAGGTCTTCAAAGTTCAGGAGCACCCGTTGATCCCCCAACACGTTACGTTCAGACTCCTGATGAGCTCTGAGCTGGCTTTTCGGAAGTCCCAGGAGCTGTCCCTGCCGTACTTCAAACCCTGTTTCCCAGAAAACATGGAAGCTCAGCCCGACTTCCAGAAGCGTCTCTGcactcagagtgtgtgtctgcagcggGTCATGTGTTCAGAGCAGGGGATCACAGGCACCATACAGGCACTGAACCTAGCTTATGAGAAAGAGGTCACAGTGCACTACTCTTTCACCAACTGGAGAACACATACAGAGGCAAGTGCATGCTGGGTATCGAGTGCCAACCACGGGGAGAATGGCGCTCCAGAGGCAGACACCTTCAGGTTTCGTCTGCCGGTGCCGCCCTTCATTTTGCAGCCAGGAGCTGTGTTGGAATTTGCCGTCCACTACCATGTGAGAGGATCTGATTACTGGGACAACAACAATGGAAACAATTACAAACTGTCGTGCCACAGCTACAAAGTGGCTGTGCCGAGGGAGTGTGAGGACAGCATGCTGCATTTTACCTGA